Proteins from one Cydia fagiglandana chromosome 13, ilCydFagi1.1, whole genome shotgun sequence genomic window:
- the LOC134669781 gene encoding uncharacterized protein LOC134669781, giving the protein MFSTLDLMSHVMHVEYRMKCIVYQLQECYCDTKDIPGDFSDPIGNKLWFYFESPSKLGNTNETPQPVRTLAGNNPQNVKWLSRCYLLLCEQCIFINSIFGTRILLNSLSLLIDMIRFTNTSVRLVTGSQPTIHASGIYPAAANILRMVTCAFVVGTLVSECERAYRQRDAALAVIDHILVCKEPDADLRSELTALRELIQTRPIQFHTAFFFRLEYGFLVSLVSVMVTYTIILIQSVN; this is encoded by the exons ATGTTCAGTACGCTTGATCTCATGTCACATGTTATGCACGTAGAATATCGTATGAAATGTATTGTGTATCAACTTCAGGAATGCTATTGTGATACTAAGGACATTCCAGGAGATTTCAGCGACCCAATTGGTAACAAACTTTGGTTCTATTTTGAAAGTCCATCGAAACTTGGCAATACCAACGAGACGCCTCAGCCAGTCAGAACATTGGCAGGGAATAACCCTCAAAATGTAAAATGGCTGAGTAGATGCTACCTTCTTTTGTGTGAACAGTGTATCTTCATAAACAGCATATTTGGAACAAGG ATATTACTAAACAGTTTGAGCCTGCTGATAGATATGATACGGTTTACTAACACATCCGTAAGACTGGTCACCGGATCGCAG CCCACCATCCACGCATCAGGAATCTATCCCGCAGCCGCGAACATTTTGCGAATGGTGACGTGCGCGTTCGTGGTCGGCACGCTGGTGTCGGAGTGCGAGCGCGCGTATAGGCAGCGCGATGCCGCGCTCGCCGTCATCGACCACATTCTTGTCTGCAAAGAGCCTG ATGCTGATCTAAGGTCGgaactaaccgcacttcgagaGCTGATCCAAACACGACCCATCCAGTTTCATACTGCGTTCTTCTTCCGTCTTGAATATGGCTTTCTCGTGTCCCTAGTTTCCGTTATGGTTACTTACactattattttaatacaaagtgTAAACTAA